A single region of the Methylocystis echinoides genome encodes:
- a CDS encoding cobalt-precorrin-6A reductase — protein MAPRTPTRRASRATLSARRKDGTSSRSSDPPASRVTDESRVAHPAKQPRILLLAGTSEARALAARLAQGGYDAVASLAGRTSAPAPLALPMRVGGFGGVEGLARYLVDNRITHVVDATHPFAAQISANAGAACAALGLPLVAFVRAPWRPEPDDRWIEVADNAAAAAALGPAPRRVFLTIGRQGVADFRAAPRHDYVLRVIDAPDPDDLPPNCALIFARGPFAREDEIALMRARQIDVVVSKNSGGALTYAKIEAARALGLPVVMIAPPPHAGVAVAHDVDAVMAFLSS, from the coding sequence ATGGCGCCGAGAACCCCCACCCGTCGCGCTTCGCGCGCCACCCTCTCCGCAAGGAGGAAGGATGGGACGTCATCCAGATCGTCGGACCCGCCGGCAAGCCGGGTAACCGACGAGTCGCGCGTCGCGCATCCGGCAAAGCAGCCCCGCATCCTCCTGCTCGCCGGCACGAGCGAGGCCCGCGCCCTCGCCGCGCGTCTGGCGCAGGGGGGGTACGACGCCGTCGCCTCGCTTGCCGGCCGCACCAGCGCGCCGGCGCCGCTTGCGCTGCCGATGCGCGTCGGCGGATTCGGCGGCGTCGAGGGGCTCGCGCGCTACCTTGTCGACAACCGCATCACCCATGTCGTCGACGCCACCCATCCCTTCGCGGCGCAAATCTCCGCCAACGCAGGCGCGGCCTGCGCGGCGCTGGGCCTGCCGCTGGTCGCTTTCGTCCGCGCGCCCTGGCGTCCCGAGCCGGATGACCGCTGGATCGAGGTCGCCGACAACGCCGCCGCCGCCGCCGCGCTCGGTCCCGCGCCGCGCCGCGTCTTCCTCACCATCGGCCGGCAGGGCGTCGCGGACTTTCGCGCCGCGCCGCGTCATGATTATGTGCTGCGCGTGATCGACGCTCCGGACCCAGACGACCTGCCGCCCAACTGCGCTTTGATATTTGCGCGGGGGCCGTTCGCGCGCGAGGATGAGATCGCGCTCATGCGCGCGCGCCAGATCGATGTGGTCGTGAGCAAGAACAGCGGCGGCGCGCTCACCTACGCCAAGATCGAGGCGGCGCGCGCGCTCGGCCTTCCCGTCGTCATGATTGCGCCGCCGCCGCACGCGGGCGTTGCGGTCGCGCATGATGTCGACGCGGTGATGGCGTTTCTGTCATCATGA
- a CDS encoding cobyric acid synthase yields the protein MSRKLMIQGTGSDVGKSLVVAGLARAFANRGLRVAPFKPQNMSNNAAVTADGGEIGRAQALQARAARLAPSVDMNPVLLKPQGGNGSQVVVRGVVAGQAKARDYQDWKPRLKPAVMESFARLSAARDLVIIEGAGSAAEVNLRANDIANMGFARDADAPVVLVGDIDRGGVIAQLVGCKVVLDDADAAMIEGFIVNKFRGDPTLFEDGMRFVAARTGWRALGLVPYFEGAARLPAEDAFGLRGARATKGAGVVIAAPLLPHIANFDDLDPLKAESGVDLRFIAPGDPLPAEAALVILPGSKATIADLAALRANGWDIDLFAHVRRGGRVFGVCGGYQMLGRLIRDPHGMEGDVAAAPGLGLLDIETVLTDTKTLVAVSGRAPTFDAPFHGYEMHVGETAGPDCAQPLLRFEDGRVDGAQSRDLRVMGAYVHGLFADDALRAAFLARIGAEAAPLNYEQSIDETLDALAAHCEKHIDLDALWEIAR from the coding sequence ATGAGCCGCAAGCTGATGATCCAGGGCACGGGGTCGGACGTCGGCAAATCGCTCGTCGTCGCGGGCCTCGCGCGCGCCTTCGCCAATCGCGGTTTGCGCGTCGCGCCCTTCAAGCCGCAGAACATGTCGAACAATGCGGCGGTCACCGCGGATGGCGGCGAGATTGGCCGCGCCCAGGCGCTTCAGGCGCGCGCGGCGCGACTGGCGCCCAGCGTGGACATGAATCCGGTGCTGCTGAAACCGCAGGGCGGCAATGGTTCGCAGGTGGTGGTGCGCGGCGTTGTCGCCGGGCAGGCGAAGGCCCGCGACTATCAGGACTGGAAACCGCGCCTGAAGCCCGCCGTCATGGAAAGTTTCGCGCGCCTTTCCGCTGCGCGCGATCTGGTCATCATCGAAGGCGCCGGCAGCGCGGCGGAAGTGAATCTGCGCGCCAACGACATCGCCAACATGGGCTTCGCGCGAGACGCGGACGCGCCGGTCGTGCTCGTCGGCGACATCGATCGCGGCGGCGTCATTGCGCAGCTCGTGGGGTGCAAGGTCGTGCTCGATGACGCTGACGCGGCGATGATCGAGGGCTTCATCGTCAACAAGTTCCGTGGCGATCCCACGCTGTTCGAGGATGGCATGCGTTTCGTCGCCGCGCGCACCGGCTGGCGCGCGCTCGGGTTGGTTCCTTATTTCGAGGGCGCCGCGCGCCTTCCCGCCGAAGACGCCTTTGGCCTTCGTGGCGCGCGCGCGACGAAAGGCGCGGGCGTCGTGATCGCCGCGCCGCTGCTGCCGCATATCGCCAATTTCGACGATCTCGATCCGCTGAAAGCGGAAAGCGGCGTCGATCTGCGTTTCATCGCGCCCGGCGACCCCTTGCCGGCGGAGGCGGCGCTCGTCATCCTTCCCGGCTCCAAGGCGACCATCGCCGATCTCGCCGCGCTGCGCGCAAATGGCTGGGACATCGATCTCTTCGCCCATGTGCGGCGCGGCGGGCGCGTCTTTGGCGTTTGCGGCGGCTATCAGATGCTCGGCCGCCTCATCCGCGACCCGCATGGCATGGAAGGCGACGTCGCGGCGGCGCCGGGTCTGGGCCTGCTCGATATCGAAACGGTGCTGACCGACACGAAAACGCTGGTCGCCGTCAGCGGCCGCGCGCCGACGTTCGACGCGCCCTTCCATGGCTACGAAATGCATGTCGGCGAAACCGCCGGCCCCGATTGCGCGCAGCCGCTGCTGCGGTTCGAGGACGGCCGCGTCGATGGCGCGCAGTCGCGGGACTTGCGCGTCATGGGCGCCTATGTGCATGGCCTCTTCGCCGATGACGCGCTGCGCGCGGCGTTCCTTGCCCGGATCGGGGCCGAGGCCGCGCCCCTGAATTACGAACAGTCGATCGACGAAACACTGGACGCGCTGGCCGCTCATTGCGAAAAGCACATCGACCTCGACGCGCTTTGGGAGATCGCCAGATGA
- the cobD gene encoding threonine-phosphate decarboxylase CobD — translation MTAHHARPVAHPGLIAHGGRLDAARRLYPDAPQPWIDLSTGINPRPWPLPPIAPQAWTRLPDDDAFAALETAARGAYAIPDAAALVAGGGGQAFIQLLPRVFPARHVGVLGFTYAEHAACWAAAGAETTTVDALDDLAGFDAAVIVNPNNPDGRLLTPADLAPLAQEMTRRGGLLVLDESFMDFTPEASAVALAAMEGVVLLRSFGKAYGLAGLRLGFALCAPARAAALRAAMGPWAVSGPALAIGAPALADAAWRRAAAKACAADAARLDALLARAGFTPLGGVSLFRLAAHPRAAERFALLCESGVLARAFPERPDWLRFGLPADEPAWARLSDALEARG, via the coding sequence ATGACCGCGCATCACGCCCGGCCTGTCGCGCATCCGGGGCTCATCGCCCATGGCGGCCGGCTCGACGCCGCGCGGCGGCTCTATCCCGACGCGCCGCAGCCATGGATCGACCTTTCCACGGGCATTAATCCGCGCCCCTGGCCGCTGCCGCCGATCGCCCCGCAGGCCTGGACGCGCCTGCCCGACGACGACGCTTTCGCCGCGCTGGAGACGGCCGCCCGCGGCGCCTACGCCATTCCGGATGCGGCGGCGCTTGTCGCTGGCGGCGGCGGGCAGGCCTTCATCCAGCTGCTGCCGCGCGTCTTTCCGGCGCGCCACGTCGGCGTGCTCGGCTTCACCTATGCGGAACACGCCGCCTGCTGGGCGGCCGCCGGCGCAGAGACGACAACCGTCGACGCGCTCGACGATCTCGCCGGCTTCGACGCGGCGGTGATCGTCAACCCCAATAATCCCGACGGCCGCCTGCTGACGCCGGCCGACCTCGCGCCGCTGGCGCAGGAGATGACGCGCCGGGGCGGGCTGCTCGTTCTCGACGAATCCTTCATGGATTTCACGCCCGAGGCCAGCGCCGTCGCGCTCGCGGCGATGGAGGGGGTCGTTCTGTTGCGCTCTTTCGGCAAGGCGTATGGGCTCGCGGGGCTGCGGCTCGGCTTTGCGCTCTGCGCGCCGGCGCGGGCGGCGGCCCTGCGTGCGGCGATGGGCCCATGGGCGGTGTCCGGTCCCGCGCTGGCCATCGGCGCGCCGGCGCTGGCCGACGCCGCCTGGCGGCGCGCCGCCGCCAAAGCCTGCGCCGCCGACGCCGCGCGTCTCGACGCGCTGCTGGCGCGCGCCGGTTTCACGCCGCTTGGGGGCGTGTCGCTGTTTCGCCTCGCCGCCCATCCGCGCGCGGCCGAACGCTTCGCCCTGTTGTGCGAGAGTGGCGTCCTCGCGCGCGCCTTTCCCGAGCGGCCGGACTGGCTGCGATTCGGCCTGCCGGCCGATGAGCCCGCCTGGGCGCGGCTGAGCGACGCGCTGGAGGCGCGCGGATGA
- the bluB gene encoding 5,6-dimethylbenzimidazole synthase codes for MSDETTFIPRPYAAAEIEAEMGPAAPFDAAERAAVYRAIYTRRDVRNEFLPDDVPQELLMRILDAAHHAPSVGFMQPWNFVVIRDAAVRGAVHEAFLRGMSTEEQMLAPERRGHYRNLKLEGILKAPVNICVTCDRRRHGETGLGRTQQPNTDLLSTACAVQNLWLAARVEGVGVGWVSILQESDLRSILGIPEEIAVVAYLCVGFVERAYRKPELEVKRWASRLPLETLVFADQWGRACTFTKPP; via the coding sequence ATGAGCGACGAAACGACGTTCATCCCGCGGCCTTATGCCGCAGCGGAGATCGAGGCTGAAATGGGTCCGGCGGCGCCTTTCGACGCCGCCGAACGCGCGGCGGTCTATCGCGCGATCTATACGCGCCGCGACGTGCGCAACGAGTTCCTCCCCGACGATGTGCCGCAGGAACTCCTGATGCGCATTCTCGACGCCGCCCATCACGCGCCGTCGGTCGGTTTCATGCAGCCGTGGAATTTCGTCGTGATCCGCGACGCGGCCGTGCGCGGCGCCGTGCACGAGGCTTTCCTGCGCGGGATGTCCACCGAAGAGCAGATGCTCGCGCCCGAGCGGCGGGGGCACTATCGCAACCTGAAACTCGAAGGAATTCTGAAGGCGCCGGTCAATATCTGCGTCACCTGCGACCGCCGCCGGCATGGCGAGACCGGGCTCGGGCGGACGCAGCAGCCCAATACGGACCTTCTGAGCACCGCCTGCGCGGTGCAAAATCTCTGGCTCGCCGCACGTGTGGAAGGCGTCGGCGTCGGCTGGGTCAGCATCCTGCAGGAGAGCGATCTGCGGTCGATTCTGGGCATCCCGGAGGAGATCGCGGTGGTCGCCTATCTCTGCGTCGGCTTCGTCGAGCGCGCGTACAGGAAACCTGAACTGGAGGTGAAGCGCTGGGCGTCGCGCCTGCCGCTGGAGACGCTGGTCTTTGCAGACCAGTGGGGCCGCGCTTGCACGTTCACAAAGCCGCCTTAA
- a CDS encoding efflux RND transporter permease subunit, which yields MNLSEVFIRRPVGTTLLALALFLLGAVAYFFLPVASLPAVDFPAIGIGASRPGADPETMAASVAAPLERRLSSIAGLNELTSSNSLGSTQIIAQFDINKNLDAAARDVQAAINASLVDLPSDLPTSPTFRKASQSTMPVLVLAMTSDTMPTSAIFDATDSVIAQRISQVPGVAEARIAGAEQPAIRVQVDSARLAAMNLGVNEVARALFAANAHSAVGALAGTTQEITLGTTDQLATPEDYRNIVIASRGGAIVKLGDVATVERGVRNRMSAGWFNGKPAVIVIVTKQPNANVIETVDRIKAMLPQLQEWIPSGVKISVLSDRTQTIRASIHDIQFTLAISIALVMMVVFVFLRRATPVIAAGISVPLSLVGACAAMWVAGFSIDNLSLMALTISVGFVVDDAIVMIENIESNRERGMSRLDAAIVGAKEIGFTVFSITLSLIAVFVPLLFMEGVMGRLLREFSMTLVFAIVISMVVSLTVTPMICAWLPSRKDAETTRFDRLVEGALERVVDFYGRSLRPVVDHPWVTLVVILATVAWTVQLYRTIPKGNLPQDDIGLINGTTEASPDVSFTEMVRLQRKVSDALLADPDVLNVGSFIGAGSLTASGNQGRLFVLLKPIGERKTSSKEVIARLRKEFAKIAGVNVFMVPSQDLRSGGRVSKSQYQFSLSDASLVELDEWREKILAGMKKLPELIDVTSDKEAGGLRASVVIDRNAASRMNVPIAAIDAALNSAFGQRQDTIIYTQRNQYRVIFETPPSRQRDVRDLAGVYVSSSTGMQIPLTSLAHIERSAMPLVVNHQGVLPAITISYNVAPGSSLDAATNAIENLIAELNPPSSLHTAFAGDAADFRNVAKGMATLIVAALLAVYIILGILYESLVHPITIISTLPSAGLGALLSLELFDVEFTVIAFIGILLLIGIVKKNGIMLVDFALAAERERGLSTHDAALEAARERFRPILMTTLAAMFGALPLAFATGIGAELRRPLGITIIGGLLLSQVLTLYTTPVIYLLMSKLSRKSKGGAAPSSDPASRGHLLPQGEKG from the coding sequence ATGAACCTCTCCGAAGTCTTCATCCGCCGCCCGGTCGGCACGACGCTCCTCGCTTTGGCGCTGTTCCTGCTTGGCGCCGTCGCCTATTTCTTTCTGCCCGTCGCGAGTCTGCCGGCGGTGGATTTCCCGGCCATTGGCATCGGCGCCTCGCGCCCGGGCGCCGATCCCGAGACCATGGCCGCCTCCGTGGCGGCGCCGCTGGAGCGTCGACTGTCCAGCATCGCCGGGCTGAACGAACTGACCTCGTCCAACTCGCTCGGCTCGACGCAGATCATCGCGCAGTTCGACATCAACAAGAATCTCGACGCCGCCGCGCGCGACGTGCAGGCGGCGATCAACGCCTCGCTCGTCGATCTGCCGAGCGATCTGCCCACCTCGCCGACATTCCGCAAGGCGAGCCAGTCGACCATGCCGGTGCTGGTGCTGGCCATGACCTCGGACACCATGCCGACGAGCGCCATCTTCGACGCGACCGACTCGGTGATCGCGCAGCGCATCTCGCAGGTGCCCGGCGTCGCCGAGGCGCGCATCGCGGGCGCGGAGCAGCCGGCGATCCGCGTGCAGGTGGATTCGGCGCGGCTCGCGGCCATGAATCTCGGCGTCAATGAAGTGGCGCGCGCGCTCTTCGCCGCCAATGCGCATTCCGCCGTCGGCGCGCTGGCCGGAACGACGCAGGAAATCACGCTCGGCACGACCGATCAGCTCGCGACGCCGGAAGATTATCGCAATATCGTCATCGCCTCGCGCGGCGGCGCCATCGTGAAGCTCGGCGACGTCGCGACGGTCGAGCGCGGCGTGCGCAACCGCATGTCGGCCGGCTGGTTCAACGGCAAGCCGGCGGTGATCGTCATCGTCACCAAGCAGCCGAACGCCAATGTGATCGAGACGGTCGACCGCATCAAGGCGATGCTGCCGCAGCTCCAGGAGTGGATTCCCTCCGGCGTCAAGATCAGCGTTCTCTCCGACCGCACCCAGACGATCCGCGCCAGCATCCACGACATCCAGTTCACGCTGGCGATCTCCATCGCGCTCGTGATGATGGTGGTCTTCGTCTTCCTGCGCCGCGCGACGCCCGTCATCGCGGCGGGCATCTCGGTGCCGCTCTCGCTGGTCGGCGCCTGCGCGGCCATGTGGGTCGCCGGCTTTTCGATCGACAATCTCTCGCTCATGGCGCTCACCATCTCCGTCGGCTTCGTCGTCGACGACGCCATCGTGATGATCGAGAACATCGAGAGCAACCGCGAGCGCGGCATGAGCCGCCTCGACGCCGCGATCGTCGGCGCGAAGGAAATCGGCTTCACCGTCTTCTCGATCACCCTGTCGCTCATCGCGGTCTTCGTGCCGCTGCTCTTCATGGAAGGGGTGATGGGGCGGCTGTTGCGCGAATTCTCGATGACGCTCGTCTTCGCCATCGTGATTTCAATGGTGGTGTCGCTGACCGTCACGCCGATGATCTGCGCCTGGCTGCCCTCCCGGAAGGACGCCGAGACGACCCGCTTCGATCGCCTCGTCGAAGGCGCGCTCGAGCGTGTCGTCGATTTCTACGGGCGCTCGTTGCGGCCCGTGGTCGATCACCCCTGGGTCACCCTCGTCGTCATTCTGGCGACGGTGGCCTGGACGGTCCAGCTTTACCGCACGATCCCGAAAGGCAATCTGCCGCAAGACGACATCGGCCTCATCAATGGCACGACGGAAGCCTCTCCCGACGTCTCCTTCACCGAAATGGTGCGGCTGCAGCGCAAGGTGAGCGACGCGCTGCTCGCCGATCCCGACGTTCTCAACGTCGGCTCCTTCATCGGCGCCGGCTCGCTCACCGCCTCCGGCAATCAGGGCCGCCTGTTCGTTCTCCTGAAGCCCATCGGCGAGCGCAAGACGTCGAGCAAGGAGGTCATCGCCCGGCTGCGCAAGGAATTCGCCAAGATCGCGGGCGTCAATGTCTTCATGGTGCCCTCGCAGGATCTGCGCAGCGGCGGCCGCGTCAGCAAGTCGCAATATCAGTTCTCACTTTCGGACGCCTCGCTTGTCGAACTCGACGAATGGCGCGAGAAGATTCTCGCCGGCATGAAGAAGCTGCCCGAGCTGATCGACGTGACCTCGGACAAGGAAGCCGGCGGCCTGCGCGCCTCGGTCGTCATCGACCGCAACGCCGCCTCGCGCATGAATGTGCCGATCGCCGCCATCGACGCCGCGCTCAACAGCGCCTTCGGCCAGCGGCAGGACACGATCATCTACACGCAACGAAATCAGTATCGGGTCATCTTCGAGACGCCGCCCTCGCGCCAGCGCGACGTGCGCGATCTCGCCGGCGTCTATGTCTCCAGCTCGACCGGCATGCAGATTCCGCTGACCTCGCTCGCCCACATCGAACGCAGCGCCATGCCGCTCGTGGTGAACCATCAGGGCGTGCTGCCGGCGATCACCATCTCCTACAATGTTGCGCCCGGCTCCTCGCTCGACGCCGCGACCAACGCCATCGAAAATCTGATCGCGGAACTCAATCCGCCGAGCAGCCTGCACACGGCTTTCGCCGGCGACGCGGCGGATTTCCGGAACGTCGCGAAAGGCATGGCGACGCTGATCGTCGCGGCGCTGCTCGCCGTCTACATCATTCTGGGCATTCTCTACGAAAGCCTGGTGCATCCGATCACGATCATCTCGACCCTGCCGTCGGCAGGTCTCGGCGCGCTTCTGTCGCTCGAGCTTTTCGACGTCGAATTCACGGTGATCGCCTTCATCGGCATTCTGCTGCTGATCGGCATCGTGAAGAAGAACGGCATCATGCTCGTCGACTTTGCGCTTGCCGCCGAACGCGAGCGCGGCCTCTCGACCCATGACGCGGCGCTGGAGGCGGCGCGCGAACGCTTCCGCCCGATTCTCATGACGACGCTCGCCGCCATGTTCGGCGCGCTGCCGCTCGCTTTCGCGACGGGCATCGGCGCCGAATTGCGCCGTCCGCTCGGCATCACCATCATCGGCGGCCTGCTGCTCTCGCAGGTGCTGACGCTCTACACGACCCCGGTGATCTATCTGCTGATGAGCAAGTTGAGCCGCAAGTCGAAGGGAGGCGCGGCCCCCTCATCCGACCCCGCTTCGCGGGGCCACCTTCTCCCGCAAGGGGAGAAGGGGTGA
- a CDS encoding efflux RND transporter permease subunit, translating into MNVSAPFIKRPVATSLMAFAVLLFGLLGYMRLSISPLPQVDFPTIQVTTQLPGANPDTIASLVTASLERQFGQIPSLTGMSSQSSFGLSQITLQFDLGRDIDAAAQDVQAAINAAASTLPRDLPYPPVYAKVNPADTPVMTLTLRSKTATLRDLSDIADTLIAPQLAQVSGVGRVSVQGGVRPAIRIEADLARLAANRIGLEDLRQAVAAANNAGAKGSLEGQRQSYTLDANDQILQAKQYETIIVAWRNKAPVMLRDVAKVSDGLENARVGGWYNGEQSIILDVMRQPGANIIATVELVKQTLPKLRGELPAGMSLDVVNDRTDTIRASIHEVQLTLVIAAGLVVAVVLMFLRSWRATLIAGVSLPLSIIATFFVMWAAGFSLDNLSLMALTIGTGFIVDDAIVMIENVFRNIEHGKTPRQAALHGAKEIGFTVVSLTVSLIAVFIPLLFMTGIVGRMFREFALTLSIAVVISAVISLTLTPMLCAVLLRSAPERTHSTWEIMSLWLDRKYYRSLDWALDHQRFMLILTGGTLALTLALWAYIPKGFLPRQDTSVLSIVLEASPDASFERMRALQAKITDIVRKDPEVTGVTSVLGVGPLNATTNVGRLTVTLRNRDVRHVSADEVADRLKAAGEKVAGATLFIEPVQDIQITTRPSRSQYQYTLTSADAGELLRWSNRLLDQLRATPQLKNVAAETQDGGLRALMRIDRDKMGRLGISAQDVDNVLNDAYGQRQISTIYTQSNQYRVILEAAPQYLRDMSALEKLYVAPAGGGPQTPLATFVKVENVAAPLSVAHQDQFPASTISFDLARGVALGEAVKIIAQAEKAIGMPPTITGVFTADAAEFNKSLASEPWLILAAIIAIYVVLGVLYESFAHPFTVLTTLPSAGVGALLALLVFGIDLSIVALIGIVLLMGIVKKNAIMMIDFALDAERDEGLSPEESIVRAAQLRFRPIMMTTLAALFGALPLALAHGPGSELRLPLGISIIGGLLVSQALTLYTTPVIYLQVEKLRQRFRAGRADETVEEGPRPAEEPPPRREAAE; encoded by the coding sequence ATGAATGTATCGGCGCCCTTCATCAAGAGGCCGGTGGCGACGTCGCTCATGGCTTTCGCCGTGCTGCTGTTCGGCCTGCTCGGCTACATGCGCCTCTCGATCTCGCCGCTGCCGCAGGTCGACTTCCCGACCATTCAGGTCACGACACAGCTTCCCGGCGCCAATCCCGACACCATCGCCTCGCTGGTGACGGCCTCGCTCGAACGGCAGTTCGGGCAAATCCCGTCACTCACCGGCATGTCGTCGCAAAGCTCCTTCGGCCTGTCGCAGATCACCCTGCAATTCGACCTCGGCCGCGACATCGACGCCGCCGCGCAGGACGTGCAGGCGGCGATCAACGCCGCCGCCTCGACACTGCCGCGCGATCTCCCCTATCCGCCCGTCTACGCCAAGGTGAACCCGGCCGACACGCCGGTGATGACGCTCACTTTGCGCTCGAAGACCGCGACGCTGCGCGATCTCTCCGACATCGCCGACACGCTGATCGCGCCGCAGCTCGCGCAGGTCTCGGGCGTCGGCCGCGTCTCGGTGCAGGGCGGCGTGCGTCCGGCGATCCGCATCGAGGCCGATCTCGCGCGCCTGGCCGCAAATCGCATCGGCCTCGAGGACCTGCGACAGGCGGTCGCCGCCGCGAACAACGCCGGCGCCAAGGGCTCGCTCGAAGGCCAGCGGCAGTCCTACACGCTCGACGCCAACGACCAGATTTTGCAGGCGAAGCAATATGAGACGATCATCGTCGCCTGGCGCAACAAGGCGCCGGTGATGCTGCGCGACGTCGCCAAGGTCTCCGACGGGCTCGAAAACGCCCGCGTCGGCGGCTGGTACAATGGCGAACAGTCCATCATCCTCGACGTGATGCGCCAGCCCGGCGCCAATATCATCGCCACCGTCGAACTGGTGAAGCAGACGCTGCCGAAACTGCGCGGCGAACTTCCCGCCGGCATGAGCCTCGACGTCGTCAACGACCGCACCGACACGATCCGCGCCTCGATCCACGAGGTGCAGCTCACCCTCGTGATTGCGGCGGGCCTCGTCGTCGCCGTGGTGCTGATGTTCCTGAGAAGCTGGCGCGCGACGCTGATCGCCGGCGTCAGCCTGCCGCTCTCCATCATCGCCACCTTCTTCGTGATGTGGGCGGCGGGTTTCTCGCTCGACAATCTGTCGCTGATGGCGCTCACCATCGGCACGGGCTTCATCGTCGACGACGCCATCGTGATGATCGAGAACGTCTTCCGCAACATCGAGCATGGCAAGACCCCGCGACAGGCGGCGCTCCACGGCGCGAAGGAAATCGGCTTCACCGTCGTGTCGCTGACGGTCTCGCTGATCGCGGTGTTCATCCCGCTGCTGTTCATGACCGGCATCGTCGGGCGCATGTTCCGGGAATTCGCCCTGACGCTCTCCATCGCCGTGGTCATTTCGGCGGTCATCTCGCTGACCCTCACGCCGATGCTCTGCGCGGTGCTGCTGCGGTCGGCGCCCGAGCGCACCCATTCGACATGGGAAATCATGTCGCTCTGGCTCGACCGCAAATATTACCGTTCGCTCGACTGGGCGCTCGACCATCAACGCTTCATGCTGATCCTGACCGGCGGCACGCTGGCGCTGACGCTCGCGCTCTGGGCCTATATCCCGAAAGGCTTCCTGCCCCGCCAGGACACGAGCGTTCTGAGCATCGTGCTGGAGGCGTCGCCCGACGCCTCCTTCGAGCGCATGCGAGCGCTTCAGGCGAAGATCACCGACATCGTCCGCAAGGACCCGGAAGTGACGGGCGTCACCTCCGTGCTCGGCGTCGGACCGCTCAACGCCACCACCAATGTCGGGCGCCTCACCGTGACGCTGCGCAATCGCGACGTGCGCCATGTCAGCGCCGACGAGGTCGCCGACCGCCTGAAGGCGGCGGGCGAGAAGGTTGCGGGCGCCACGCTGTTCATCGAGCCGGTGCAGGATATCCAGATCACGACGCGCCCGAGCCGCTCGCAATATCAATACACGCTGACCTCCGCCGACGCCGGCGAACTGCTGCGCTGGTCGAACCGTCTGCTCGATCAGTTGCGGGCGACGCCACAGCTCAAGAACGTCGCCGCCGAGACGCAGGACGGCGGCCTGCGCGCGCTCATGCGCATCGACCGCGACAAGATGGGCCGTCTCGGCATTTCCGCGCAGGACGTCGACAATGTGCTGAACGACGCCTACGGCCAGCGCCAGATTTCGACGATCTACACGCAGTCGAACCAGTATCGCGTCATCCTCGAAGCGGCGCCGCAATATCTGCGCGACATGTCGGCGCTGGAAAAGCTTTATGTGGCGCCCGCGGGCGGCGGGCCGCAGACGCCGCTCGCCACTTTCGTCAAGGTCGAGAATGTCGCCGCGCCGCTCTCCGTCGCGCATCAGGATCAGTTTCCGGCCTCGACCATCAGCTTCGATCTCGCCAGGGGCGTCGCGCTCGGCGAGGCGGTGAAGATCATCGCGCAGGCCGAGAAGGCGATCGGCATGCCGCCGACCATCACCGGCGTCTTCACCGCCGACGCCGCCGAATTCAACAAGTCGCTGGCGAGCGAGCCCTGGCTCATCCTCGCAGCGATCATCGCCATCTATGTCGTGCTCGGCGTGCTCTATGAGAGCTTCGCCCATCCCTTCACCGTGCTCACGACGCTGCCCTCGGCGGGCGTCGGCGCGCTGCTCGCGCTGCTCGTCTTCGGCATCGACCTCTCCATCGTGGCGCTGATCGGCATCGTGCTGCTGATGGGCATCGTGAAGAAGAACGCGATCATGATGATCGACTTCGCGCTCGACGCCGAGCGCGACGAAGGCCTGTCGCCGGAAGAATCCATCGTGCGCGCGGCGCAGCTTCGTTTCCGTCCGATCATGATGACCACCCTCGCCGCGCTGTTTGGCGCCCTGCCGCTGGCGCTGGCGCATGGCCCGGGCAGCGAATTGCGCCTTCCGCTCGGCATTTCGATCATCGGCGGCCTGCTCGTGAGCCAGGCGCTGACGCTTTACACGACCCCGGTGATCTATCTTCAGGTGGAGAAGCTGCGCCAGCGCTTCCGCGCGGGACGCGCCGACGAAACCGTCGAGGAAGGGCCACGGCCCGCCGAGGAGCCGCCGCCGCGCCGGGAGGCGGCGGAATGA